One stretch of Macrobrachium nipponense isolate FS-2020 chromosome 16, ASM1510439v2, whole genome shotgun sequence DNA includes these proteins:
- the LOC135195679 gene encoding neprilysin-1-like — protein sequence MASSKEHTNLQNVPSSLHITEEGQPSARTPTIHCRRSFKIFFGVGLIAAIAVISTLGVFLSSSGWQKSNVARGSVQEVGFRRPMSNIPVHLYAPKKDLHLSEKISKSTPTPSEEILSRENNINFEEPSEKKRGNDTDFCTTPACLTAAEQLAGAMDLSVNPCDDFYQFACGGWMEKHPFPENERVGVYDDLVHVVNQRIMSILESEASPGDPLPLHMTRTMYSTCIDTNATEVLGLASLTESLNKQGGLPMILDSWNSSYFDLHTALVNLRDINAFPLVAVGVDKNLHNTTENIIYLNAGTVPLGVSLMANPPAIILEAYKTFMTRAAKYLRDELEQSITDEEIAQQVDEVIQFELDFSKMVIEAAGQATDHVWLTDVTEIQKYTDEGAPGKFNWLSFFKQVFSRSEVIVTSEEPILSFNGPFWSELSNILNATEPRTLANAIGWWWIYEMAQETTSYLREIELEFISAIGGNSVNRTSHCLMQTHINLAFAVARDYVSRYFSPAAKEEASQLVEDVRAGFESLLDENTWMKPEDLVVAKDKLAAIEAFVAYPDWILDDNELTLAYGDLEITSQEHYSNILKIGRWFDFHRLQALREEPFRSFALPPAIVNAYYKAEDNAITVTAGILENPYYAHDSLAALNYGGIGFFMGHEMTHGFDSIGRLYDKDGNLAEWWSNETIRAYNERAMCFVDQYSQFYPPEVIDVGLNVSVNGLRTLPENIADNGGIREAFRAYNLYVDRHGEEPKLPGLEGYTSEQIFYLGFAYTWCVHSSAALMLEQLALDAHSPDRFRVIGPLSNDEDFSRVWNCPAGSPMNRGEDRCLLW from the exons ATGGCCAGTTCGAAAGAACACACAAATCTTCAG aaTGTACCATCGTCTTTACATATTACGGAGGAAGGACAACCTTCTGCCAG GACACCTACTATTCACTGCAGAAGAAGTTTTAAGATCTTTTTCGGCGTAGGCCTAATCGCAGCAATAGCAGTGATCAGCACATTGGGTGTTTTTTTATCAA GCTCAGGATGGCAAAAGAGTAACGTTGCCCGAGGGAGTGTCCAGGAAGTCGGTTTCCGTCGGCCTATGTCCAACATTCCAGTTCATCTCTACGCACCTAAAAAAGATCTTCATTTGTCTGAAAAG ATATCAAAATCTACGCCCACCCCATCGGAAGAAATCCTTtcaagagagaataatataaacTTCGAAGAACCATCGGAAAAGAAAAGAGGGAATGACACTGACTTCTGCACCACTCCAGCTTGCTTGACAGCTG ctGAGCAGCTTGCAGGAGCAATGGATTTATCTGTTAATCCATGTGATGACTTCTATCAGTTTGCATGTGGCGGATGGATGGAAAAGCACCCTTTCCCAGAAAATGAAAG AGTTGGGGTATACGACGATCTTGTCCACGTGGTGAACCAAAGAATCATGTCGATCTTGGAGAGTGAAGCCAGCCCAGGTGATCCTCTCCCGCTCCATATGACTCGTACTATGTACTCTACTTGTATTGACACCA ATGCAACGGAGGTCTTAGGCTTAGCATCATTAACAGAGAGTTTGAATAAGCAGGGAGGTTTGCCCATGATTCTCGATTCGTGGAATTCATCATATTTTGACCTACACACGGCCCTTGTCAATCTCCGTGACATTAATGCTTTTCCTCTCGTGGCAGTGGGCGTTGATAAGAATCTTCATAATactacagaaaatattatctac ctaaacgCTGGCACGGTACCCCTTGGTGTAAGTTTGATGGCCAATCCCCCTGCAATAATTTTGGAAGCTTACAAAACATTCATGACCAGAGCCGCTAAATACTTAAGGGACGAACTTGAACAATCTATTACAGACGAGGAAATAGCTCAGCAGGTGGATGAAGTTATTCAGTTTGAGTTAGATTTTTCAAAG ATGGTGATCGAGGCAGCTGGACAGGCAACAGACCACGTTTGGTTAACAGATGTAACCGAAATTCAGAAATACACAGATGAGGGAGCACCAGGAAAG ttcaactGGTTGTCTTTCTTCAAGCAAGTTTTTAGCAGATCAGAGGTGATTGTTACGTCTGAGGAACCAATTTTGTCGTTCAATGGACCTTTCTGGTCGGAGCTCAGTAATATTCTCAATGCGACAGAGCCACGTACACTCG CAAATGCCATCGGCTGGTGGTGGATATACGAAATGGCTCAGGAGACAACTTCATACTTGAGAGAAATTGAGCTGGAATTCATCAGCGCCATCGGAGGGAATTCGGTTAATCGCACTTCGCACTGCTTGATGCAAACTCATATCAATCTCGCCTTTGCCGTCGCCAGAGACTACGTCAGCAGATACTTTTCTCCAGCAGCTAAGGAGGAG GCATCACAACTGGTAGAAGACGTAAGAGCTGGTTTCGAATCCTTATTGGATGAAAATACCTGGATGAAGCCGGAGGATCTGGTCGTAGCCAAGGACAAATTGGCAGCCATCGAAGCTTTCGTAGCTTACCCAGATTGGATCCTGGATGACAATGAACTTACATTGGCATACGgtgat CTAGAAATCACGAGTCAGGAACACTACAGCAACATCTTGAAAATTGGGCGATGGTTTGATTTCCATAGACTCCAGGCCCTTAGAGAAGAACCTTTTCGTTC CTTTGCTCTACCTCCAGCGATTGTAAATGCTTACTATAAAGCTGAAGACAATGCAATCA CGGTGACTGCGGGTATTTTGGAAAACCCTTATTATGCACACGATAGTCTTGCTGCTCTTAATTACGGTGGAATTGGATTTTTCATGGGACACGAAATGACGCATGGATTTGACAGCATTG GTCGACTTTATGACAAGGATGGGAATCTGGCTGAGTGGTGGAGTAACGAAACCATTCGGGCTTACAACGAACGAGCAATGTGCTTCGTGGATCAGTACAGTCAATTCTATCCTCCTGAGGTGATTGACGTCGGGTTAAATGTCTCG GTAAATGGATTAAGGACATTGCCCGAAAATATAGCCGACAACGGTGGAATTCGGGAAGCCTTCAGAGCTTACAATCTGTACGTCGACCGCCACGGGGAGGAGCCCAAGTTGCCAGGTCTGGAAGGGTACACTTCAGAACAGATCTTCTATCTTGGGTTTGCCTAC ACCTGGTGCGTGCATTCAAGTGCCGCTTTGATGCTTGAACAGCTCGCACTGGATGCCCATTCCCCAGACAGGTTTAGGGTCATAGGACCTCTTTCCAACGACGAGGATTTCAGTCGTGTCTGGAACTGTCCTGCTGGGTCACCTATGAACAGGGGTGAAGACAGATGCTTACTGTGGTAG